The DNA region CGAGCGCCATCTGCTGGAGCAACCGGGCACTGCTCCTGAAGGCAGCGTCCTATCAGATGTGGGAGTGAGCCCACGAGGTTCACAGCTCAAAATGTCggtggggagaaaaaaaaaaaaaagaaagcagcaaTGCCTCCTCCCTCATCAAGCGTCAAGAAGCTCTTCAACTAAATATTTAAAGCCTAAACAGTGGAGAGGGGAGCAGTAGTGGCCAAGAGGAGGGGAGTGTCCAGCTGTGTGCAGGGGCGGATGTGTTGACATTTACCAAGGGACAAAAACACCCATGTGGATTCACTCTTATCTGAAGCAAGCAGGGGAAAGCTTTTTTCACACCGATGGCACGAAGGCTTAATAGCATGCGGCTTCGGAAAGCGTTTTACCTTCAGATACTTCACCGCCAGGTCTCCCATCTCAGGCCGAGAATAGCAGCGGGCCCAAACGGGCGCCAGGTTGGAGGGGTAAAAGTCACGGTTCTTAGCGTTCGTCACCAGGTTGTAGTCGAACCAGGCTCCGCTCCCGGGGTCCCAGAGCACAGACTCCATGGCCGCCAGCCTGCGAGTGACAGCCCGGTCGTAGCGATCAGACGCGGCACCGTCACCTGTCAGAAAGGAGCACATCGGTTATGCAACAGCAGCCGTGAGCAGAACCCCAGTGGGTTCCCAGGTCACGGACCCTCACCCAGAACCGTGTGAAAGAAAGCCAGAGTCTTCTCGTTGAGGCACATCAGAGCGTTGAGGTCGCTGGGTACGATCTGACTGGTGCGGGTATGTCTGAGGGTCCGGTTGTCGAGGAACCAGCGGGACGAGAAGTCCCAACCGGACTCTGCTCCAGAGTGCAGATCCATCCACAGCTGCTCTTTAAGGGCTGAAGGCGAGAAAGATGAAATCACTGGTAGACAACAAATCAGCATgtgaaaaaacacagaaaaacatatttaaatgttaatactTTGCAAAAGCCCTGGAGGCAATAAAAGGAGTAAATGGAGGAGAAATAACTCGACTGGCTGAATAAGACACTAAACATGTCCGAATGAATACAAACAAATTTTGTGGAACGAAATCTTTTTCATAACTGGATTCAAATTGCTCAGTGATAGAATGAAAGGGAGAACATTAACACACATTCAGCGCAACATGCTACTGAGCTATTTTCAGAGCAAATTTGTTTTGCACCTATGATCCCTGAATCCGAGGGAATATTCTCCACTTTACCGCTAAGGAGCAATTATAAAACAGAGAACATCCATTACAGGACTGAGCCCCCCACCGAGTTATCATTTTCCCCTCATAGCAGAAAATGACCAAAGCAGAGTAATATTTCTCATGCTCATAAGGAAGATTCGTTCAGCCGCCCAGGAGATGAGCGCTAATAGGCCATTACCGTCAGGGAGCCCTTCAGCTAATTCCACATCGTCCGTGTAGGATTCAGGCCTGAAAGGAGCAAGAGAGACgtttgtggaggtggaggcagtCGCGTGGCGCCTGTTGATGCTTCCCCTCCATCCTTACCTTGGCGACTCCACCTGCACATGATACCGGTTCAGCACGTGCTCCACGCCATTTGCCTGCACAGCCACAGACCGGTTGCGCATCCAGAAGCTGTACTCCTTCTCCAGCGTCGGCAAAGCGTCTCTACATCAGGTGCGTTtgcacagacaggaggagaaagatTCCCATTCACACGCTTTTCACAGGGCTCGATGTGGTCGCATACAGATACGCAGTCACATTGTAATCAGGCGTGTTAGGAATAGCACGGCACCAGAGGCTTAATGGGCCTTTTTCTATTCTGGAGACGCAGCTGACGAATGATAAGGTGTCAGGCAGAACACGGGCACGGGCCTAAATATCACCTGAGGAACTCTTTATCCTTGGTTGCGTGATAGTAGCTCTCCACCATTAGAGTGAGGAATGGAGGCTGACTGCGCCTTTCATAGTAAATCCGCCCACCATTTGGAATGAAGCCATATCTGcaggaaagcaaaaaaaaaaaaagcttttattccACAAATCTCAAAACCCTCCCCAAGAGCTCCATGTCTGAGTGTACAACGCGTCCCGGTAAATGGCTTATTATTCACAATGAGCCTGCTGGGCCGCGAGCGATGAAAGCTGCTCAAAGCCTCACCTGTTGACGAGGTGCAGGAAGTTCTGAATCATCCCACGCGCCGTGTCCGTCATCTCCGACAGCAGGAGCCCGTTGACGACCCAGTAGGAGTCCCTGGCGGTTGCAGACACGGGGGGAGGTTGTGAAGCCCTCACCCTGACCTGGAGAAGCCGTGTCACGTCACTCACCAGTAGTAGAACTCCCTGAAGCGCCCCCCCGGCACCACCACCGGGTGTGGAGCGTAGATCAGAGAGTGGAGCTCTGGGTGATCCTGAACCCCAGCACGCATCTGGAGGCAGGAATCACAGTCATGCAACTTTGACTTTGGTTCATATTTTGCTCTAAACCAGAAAATGTGTGTGGACCCACA from Betta splendens chromosome 13, fBetSpl5.4, whole genome shotgun sequence includes:
- the treh gene encoding trehalase isoform X2 translates to MLQSEIFCTGPILQQVQNAKLFDDDKYFVDMKLRAAPDVVSLAFHNLSKEFPNATVPPDRLKGFLSAYFEEPGTEFESWTPPDWHEEPTFLGRIADQQLRDWAKKIHALWKSLGRKMRAGVQDHPELHSLIYAPHPVVVPGGRFREFYYWDSYWVVNGLLLSEMTDTARGMIQNFLHLVNRYGFIPNGGRIYYERRSQPPFLTLMVESYYHATKDKEFLRDALPTLEKEYSFWMRNRSVAVQANGVEHVLNRYHVQVESPRPESYTDDVELAEGLPDALKEQLWMDLHSGAESGWDFSSRWFLDNRTLRHTRTSQIVPSDLNALMCLNEKTLAFFHTVLGDGAASDRYDRAVTRRLAAMESVLWDPGSGAWFDYNLVTNAKNRDFYPSNLAPVWARCYSRPEMGDLAVKYLKGTHALDYHNGVPSSLFESGQQWDFPNAWPPLQHMLIDGLSKLPSEDANALAFTLAQRWIKTNWMAYVKYEAMFEKYDVNGDGKPGGGGEYEVQLGFGWTNGVALQLLNQYGDRLSSGGRSVTFDLLMPLVVSAALAFM